The following proteins are encoded in a genomic region of Liolophura sinensis isolate JHLJ2023 chromosome 5, CUHK_Ljap_v2, whole genome shotgun sequence:
- the LOC135465605 gene encoding uncharacterized protein LOC135465605, which produces MEESERDLSCQGIERQVTGTTPGFAKVASGKSGYCEDCVVDSSVSAVSRSPLDDDSRQDSADDEEPMKILCEPDRRQVKLTTALPLTGRSNRNQTNSGSGTSGGQPRTVTTELDRTPSVTVTGDGQRQKSGKQTRANSRTDTIVIQYNNRYLRSCPGIFRVLQVSLSMICLISLTTSGSGKYESYLLLPLSWHFRIMVFVLVLTILTSLVMLVTYTTGLITTFPLNWPLLDLVLYGTFTFLYLVGSSLVASAFDFYQKMGTDVPEQTIRRLVLCVVLGYMAMFLYLATAVHGYKKWRWLELHQFRRQRLMEADEIA; this is translated from the exons ATGGAAGAGTCTGAGAGAGACTTGTCGTGTCAAGGAATAGAAAGGCAAGTGACTGGAACGACGCCTGGTTTTGCCAAAGTAGCATCGGGGAAATCCGGATACTGCGAAGACTGCGTCGTGGACTCAAGTGTCAGTGCCGTCAGTCGCTCTCCCCTGGACGATGACAGTAGGCAAGACAGTGCTGACGATGAAGAACCGATGAAAATACTGTGCGAACCTGACAGAAGACAGGTTAAACTGACAACAGCATTGCCGCTGACAGGGCGCTCAAACAGAAACCAAACGAATAGCGGAAGCGGGACGAGTGGAGGGCAGCCACGGACGGTGACCACAGAGTTAGACAGGACACCGTCAGTAACTGTAACTGGTGATGGTCAGCGGCAGAAATCAGGCAAACAAACTCGCGCCAACTCCAGGACAGATACCATTGTCATCCAGTACAATAACAGGTACCTCCGCTCATGCCCCGGCATCTTCAGGGTGCTGCAGGTG TCCTTATCAATGATCTGTCTGATCAGTCTGACCACATCTGGATCTGGGAAATATGAGAGCTACCTTCTCTTACCCTTGAGCTGGCATTTTCGTATCATGGTTTTTGTGTTGGTATTGACCATTCTGACAAGCCTGGTGATGTTAGTGACCTATACGACAGGCCTTATCACCACGTTCCCACTCAATTGGCCTCTACTG GACCTGGTACTGTATGGTACATTCACTTTCCTGTATCTGGTAGGCTCCTCTCTTGTGGCCAGTGCTTTTGACTTCTACCAGAAGATGGGAACAGACGTTCCAGAACAGACAATTAGGCGTCTAGTGTTATGTGTG GTGCTGGGTTACATGGCCATGTTCCTTTACCTGGCTACTGCTGTCCATGGTTACAAGAAGTGGAGGTGGCTGGAGCTGCATCAGTTCAGGCGACAGAGGCTAATGGAGGCAGATGAGATAGCGTAA